The DNA region AAATGGATTACAGAAGAGGCTTAAGTCGCGTAAGGAAATCCGCAAGAGAAGGCGCCAGAACGGAACGATTACGGGTTCCCAGCGTTTCTTTGATCACTTCACCGGACAGATTGCACAGTGAAATCACCTCCAGTTCATTGTCCAGCGTGGCAATAAAGAGGGTCGGCGACAGTTTCAAACGTTTCTGCGTCACCAGATGACCAATCAGGTTCTCCTGAACCCGTCTGAAATCATCCGCGCTCCAGGTCTGCAACAGCATCAGCGTTTCACTGGCCAACTGCGCGCGCATGTCCCCGGCAAACTGCGTGGTATAAAATGCATGAAGCGCTGGTTGTATCACAATATCGAAGGCACGTTCAACCGCGTTTACATTCTGTTCACCTTCGAACGGCTGCGGTTGCCAGTAAACGGCATCACGGGTGGTAGAAATAATGCACGGCGAAGGCACGCCATATAGTTCTTCACTCATGGGCCAGCTTGCGTGTTTTTCGTGCCATGCGTCGCAGTAGCGCGTCGTAAAGTCCTTCAGGGCCAGGGCTGTCTGTTCGTCCACCGGTTTCTCTCTTCATAAAAGCCAGGATACACTTGTCGCATAGTGTATCTGGTTTATGACGGTGAAACATGTCTTCTTATGAAAACCATCAGGCTCTTGACGGCCTGACGCTCGGTAAATCAACGGATTACCGGGATCTTTACGACCCCAGCCTGCTACAGGGCGTGCCCCGCAGTCTGAATCGCGACCCGCTGGGACTAAAAGCAGACAGTCTGCCGTTTCACGGTGCCGATATCTGGACGCTGTATGAGCTGTCATGGCTGAATGCCAGGGGATTACCGCAGGTGGCGGTAGGCCATGTAGAACTGGATTACACCAGCGTTAATTTGATTGAATCCAAGAGTTTTAAGCTGTACCTGAACAGCTTCAACCAGACGCGGTTTGACTCCTGGGAAGCGGTACAACAGACGCTGGAAAACGATCTGCGCGCCTGTGCCGAAGGGGATGTGACCGTAGCGTTGTACCGTCTCGACGAACTGGAAGGACAACCTGTCGCGCACTTTCACGGCGCCTGCATTGATTTTCAAGACATCGACATCGATAACTACCAGTTCACCACTGACCCTCTGCAGTCCGCCGCCAGTGGGGAAAAAGTGGTGGAAGAGACGCTGGTAAGCCATCTATTGAAATCAAACTGCCTGATCACCCATCAGCCGGACTGGGGCTCCATACAAATTCAGTATCGCGGACGTAAAATTGACAGAGAGAAGTTGCTCCGTTATCTGGTTTCTTTTCGCCATCATAATGAGTTCCACGAGCAGTGCGTGGAACGCATTTTCAATGATCTGCTACGCTTCTGCCAGCCTGAGAAACTGAGCGTTTATGCGCGCTATACGCGCCGTGGCGGTCTGGATATTAATCCATGGCGGAGCAACACCAACTTCGTTCCGGCAACCGGCAGATTAGTTCGACAGTAAATTATTTCACCATTTTGCGTGTCCGATTCCACGCGCAAGGTTGTGAAAGGTCATAAGCCAGGGCTATTGTAATCTACAGGGAATGACGTTTTGCGTCCCATAAGGAGTTTACTTGATTACACATATTAGCCCGCTTGGCTCAATGGACATGTTGTCGCAGCTGGAAGTCGATATGCTTAAACGCACGGCCAGCAGCGACCTGTATCAACTGTTTCGTAACTGTTCGCTTGCCGTTTTAAACTCCGGCAGTCTGACTGACAACAGCAAAGAGCTGCTGTCCCGCTTTGAAAGTTTCGACATTAACGTGCTGCGTCGCGAACGCGGTGTGAAGCTGGAACTGATCAACCCGCCAGAAGATGCTTTCGTCGATGGTCGTATCATCCGTGCGCTGCAGGCAAACCTGTTTGCCGTGCTGCGCGACATTCTGTTCGTTAATGGTCAGATTCATAACGCGGGCCGTTTCCAGCATCTGGATCTCGAAAGCTCCGTGCACATTACTAACCTGGTGTTCTCTATTTTGCGAAATGCCAGAGCGCTGCACGTGGGCGAAGCGCCAAACATGGTTGTCTGCTGGGGCGGCCACTCCATTAATGAAAACGAATACCTGTACGCCAGACGCGTCGGGACGCAGTTAGGTCTGCGCGAGCTGAACATCTGCACCGGCTGCGGACCCGGTGCGATGGAAGCGCCCATGAAAGGCGCGGCGGTGGGTCATGCTCAGCAGCGTTATAAAGACAGCCGTTTTATTGGGATGACCGAACCATCGATTATCGCCGCTGAACCGCCGAACCCGCTGGTTAACGAACTGATCATCATGCCGGACATTGAAAAACGTCTGGAAGCTTTCGTGCGTATCGCCCACGGCATTATCATCTTCCCGGGCGGCGTGGGAACGGCAGAAGAGCTGCTGTATCTGCTGGGGATCCTGATGAACCCGGCGAACAAGGATCAGGTTCTGCCACTCATCCTGACCGGCCCGAAAGAGAGTGCCGACTACTTCCGTGTGCTGGATGAGTTCATCGTGCATACGTTGGGAGAAGCCGCGCGCGCGCATTACCGCATTATCATTGATGACGCGGCTGAAGTGGCGCGCCTGATGAAAAAAGCGATGCCGCTGGTGAAAGAGAATCGTCGTGACACCGGTGATGCCTACAGCTTCAACTGGTCGATTCGTATCACGCCGGATCTGCAAATGCCGTTCGAACCGTCCCACGAGAACATGGCCAACCTGAAGCTGTACCCTGACCAACCGGTTGAGGTGCTGGCGGCAGACCTGCGTCGCGCCTTCTCCGGGATTGTGGCGGGTAACGTCAAGGAAATGGGCATCCGCGCTATTGAAGAGTTTGGTCCATACAAAATCCATGGCGACAGTGAAATGATGCGTCGCATGGACGATCTCCTGCAAGGTTTTGTCGCGCAGCACCGTATGAAGCTACCCGGCACCGCGTACATCCCCTGCTACGAAATCAGCGCCTGACGCGAAACGCGTTTCATGAACCGGGAGCGGCTGATGGCCCTCCCGTTTTTTTATGATTACCAAAGAGATAACGTCTTTGCTTTATTAAGGCTGTTAATACATCATACAAAAATTATCGCAACGCAAACGATTACCCACCTAATGCAACCGCGTTTTATCAGCCGAAATTTAACTTAGTCATCACAAACCACCAGAAATGACGCGTTTTACAACGCAACCTCCGTATCTGCCTTGCGATGCTTTCGGTCGATATGTCGTTAATGCTAGCCTTCGCGCGCGTAAATTCGCTGTGATGATTTTTTAACAGACTAATGATCCAAACATATCCACGTTAGAAGTGGATTATTGCATTTGGGATCGCGATCACTGATAGATTCATTAGTTAAATGTATCTTTCTGCCCGCAAATTACTACGGTTAAAAATTTTATAAAAATCGTCATTGCAAGAATTTCGTTTTACGGTCAGGAATTTTTTCCTGATTTTTAGCTTCCTCCAGGAGAAACAGATGGAAACCATTCAAACCAGCACGATTGCTTCGACTGAAACACGAAGCGCATGGCGCAAGACTGATACCATGTGGATGCTGGGCCTTTATGGCACGGCTATCGGTGCGGGCGTATTGTTCCTGCCAATCAACGCAGGTGTCGGCGGGATGATCCCGCTGATCATCATGGCAATTATCGCCTTCCCGATGACCTTTTTCGCCCACCGTGGTCTGACTCGCTTCGTGCTGTCCGGCAAAAACCCGGGCGAAGACATTACAGAAGTGGTTGAAGAGCACTTTGGCGTCGGTGCAGGTAAGTTGATTACCCTGCTCTACTTCTTCGCGATTTACCCGATCCTGTTGGTTTACAGCGTCGCGATTACCAACACCGTTGAAAGCTTCATGACCCACCAGTTGCAAATGACTGCGCCGCCGCGTGCGATTCTGTCGCTGATTCTGATTGTCGGTATGATGACCATCGTCCGCTTCGGTGAGCAGATGATCGTGAAGGCGATGAGTATCCTGGTGTTCCCGTTTGTTGCGGCGCTGATGCTGCTGGCGGTGTACCTGATCCCTCAGTGGAGCGGTGCGGCGCTGGAAACCTTGTCCTTTGACACTGCCGCGTCAACCGGCAATGGCCTGTGGATGACGCTGTGGCTGGCAATTCCGGTGATGGTTTTCTCCTTCAACCACTCTCCGATCATCTCCTCTTTCGCCGTGGCGAAACGTGAAGAATACGGTCAGGGTGCGGAGAAGAAATGTTCCAAAATTCTGGCTTGCGCGCACATCATGATGGTGCTGACCGTTATGTTCTTCGTCTTCAGCTGCGTACTGAGCCTGACTCCGGCAGACCTGGCGGCGGCAAAAGCACAGAACATCTCAATTCTGTCTTACCTGGCGAACCACTTTAACGTCTCGTTCATCGAATGGATGGC from Citrobacter amalonaticus Y19 includes:
- the syd gene encoding SecY-interacting protein, with the protein product MDEQTALALKDFTTRYCDAWHEKHASWPMSEELYGVPSPCIISTTRDAVYWQPQPFEGEQNVNAVERAFDIVIQPALHAFYTTQFAGDMRAQLASETLMLLQTWSADDFRRVQENLIGHLVTQKRLKLSPTLFIATLDNELEVISLCNLSGEVIKETLGTRNRSVLAPSLADFLTRLKPLL
- the queF gene encoding NADPH-dependent 7-cyano-7-deazaguanine reductase QueF (Catalyzes the NADPH-dependent reduction of 7-cyano-7-deazaguanine (preQ0) to 7-aminomethyl-7-deazaguanine (preQ1) in queuosine biosynthesis), whose protein sequence is MSSYENHQALDGLTLGKSTDYRDLYDPSLLQGVPRSLNRDPLGLKADSLPFHGADIWTLYELSWLNARGLPQVAVGHVELDYTSVNLIESKSFKLYLNSFNQTRFDSWEAVQQTLENDLRACAEGDVTVALYRLDELEGQPVAHFHGACIDFQDIDIDNYQFTTDPLQSAASGEKVVEETLVSHLLKSNCLITHQPDWGSIQIQYRGRKIDREKLLRYLVSFRHHNEFHEQCVERIFNDLLRFCQPEKLSVYARYTRRGGLDINPWRSNTNFVPATGRLVRQ
- the ppnN gene encoding nucleotide 5'-monophosphate nucleosidase PpnN, with product MITHISPLGSMDMLSQLEVDMLKRTASSDLYQLFRNCSLAVLNSGSLTDNSKELLSRFESFDINVLRRERGVKLELINPPEDAFVDGRIIRALQANLFAVLRDILFVNGQIHNAGRFQHLDLESSVHITNLVFSILRNARALHVGEAPNMVVCWGGHSINENEYLYARRVGTQLGLRELNICTGCGPGAMEAPMKGAAVGHAQQRYKDSRFIGMTEPSIIAAEPPNPLVNELIIMPDIEKRLEAFVRIAHGIIIFPGGVGTAEELLYLLGILMNPANKDQVLPLILTGPKESADYFRVLDEFIVHTLGEAARAHYRIIIDDAAEVARLMKKAMPLVKENRRDTGDAYSFNWSIRITPDLQMPFEPSHENMANLKLYPDQPVEVLAADLRRAFSGIVAGNVKEMGIRAIEEFGPYKIHGDSEMMRRMDDLLQGFVAQHRMKLPGTAYIPCYEISA
- a CDS encoding HAAAP family serine/threonine permease — encoded protein: METIQTSTIASTETRSAWRKTDTMWMLGLYGTAIGAGVLFLPINAGVGGMIPLIIMAIIAFPMTFFAHRGLTRFVLSGKNPGEDITEVVEEHFGVGAGKLITLLYFFAIYPILLVYSVAITNTVESFMTHQLQMTAPPRAILSLILIVGMMTIVRFGEQMIVKAMSILVFPFVAALMLLAVYLIPQWSGAALETLSFDTAASTGNGLWMTLWLAIPVMVFSFNHSPIISSFAVAKREEYGQGAEKKCSKILACAHIMMVLTVMFFVFSCVLSLTPADLAAAKAQNISILSYLANHFNVSFIEWMAPIIAIIAITKSFLGHYLGAREGFNGMVIKSLRGKGKSIEINKLNKITALFMLVTTWIVATLNPSILGMIETLGGPIIAMILFLMPMYAIQKVPAMRKYSGHISNVFVVVMGLIAISAIFYSLFS